The Carassius carassius chromosome 37, fCarCar2.1, whole genome shotgun sequence genomic sequence agggtcacaaatgatcTAAAGTTGCTTTGGACTCGTCACAGTCAGTGCTAAGTTGTACTAGGATGTACATGACTGCTTAAAAGTTTGAAGTCAGtcgtttttttaaataagttaaagttatgttacaaaagatttcgatctcaaatacatgctgttcttttaaactttctttcCATctagaaattataattttttttaccattgctTCCACTAAattattaagtagcacaactgttttcagagaTCATTGAaggaaaactgaaaaataattaaaaagaaaatttacCTAGCCCACACTTTTAAATGGTACTGTATCTGTATCTTATGTTTGTTGAATCTTAAATAAGCCTTTAAATATACTGGCTATAGTTTGTATCCAATTTCATTTTATTCCATAGCCATGGCACCAATCCGTCAGGACCGTCGAGTATCAAAGGCAGAGAATGGAGATCTGTACTTCTCCAGTATTGTAGCAGAAGATGCTCTTACAAACTATGTCTGTGTCGCGCGCTTCCCCTTCACGAACACCATCCAGCAGAAACCGCCCCTCATCCTGCAGGTGCTCACAGGTCTGTGTGATGAAATATTTTCATTCTTCTTTGGGATTATTGCTTAAGCAAATCTGATTTAATACTCCCCCATGCCTATGTCTGTGTATGTTCAGTTTGAGGAAGAACCATGATTAAAACCATCTAACAGTCTAACGCCATGGTGAGTTAGGACTCTTATGCTTCTTTATTGTAAACACTGAACAGACTGATCCACTAACTATTCACTTCTGCTCTGGCCAGGTTTGTAAAGTGCCAAGTTCTCTAtcaaatgtgtgttattttaTGTCTATGTAGCTCGCATGGCAGCCCATACAGCACCCAAGTTTCTGAAACCTAAAGGAACTGCCAGTACAACCATTGCGATGCTGGGGGAAGAGATTATTTTGGAGTGTTTTGCTGCTGGAGTGtgagttttaaaatcattttgaagACATATCTGTTTTCTGACACCAGTTGAATGCAGGTTGATTAGCTTGTTGTTAAACCTGTTTTTAACCATTAGTACCTCtgattctctcttttttcttgtAGTCCGACTCCCTCCATCAAATGGACTAAAGATTGGGAGGAGATGTCCATGACAGGAAAGAAGTTGGAGAACTTTAATAAGACGCTAAGAATAAAGAACGTCTCAATGGATGATGGAGGAGACTACATCTGTACCGCTTCAAACAGGATGGGCAGCCTGGACCACGTCATCACTGTCAGGGTCAAATGTAGAATACTTCATTACTTTATTATCATTGTTCATGACTTTCATTAGGtggattcacccaaaaatgtgttGTTCATTCTTTGCTATAGAACGTAAACAGAGAATTTGAAGAAAGTTTACTCTGTTCTTTTTTATACAATTCCAGTTAATGCTTCATATTGACAAGACCACATCTGTCACTGAACAAAGACTCATTATAAAAGCACCATAACGACATTCCAAACTGCTATATATTTGATGTATacattgtgtgaggaacagatcaacATTTTTGTCTTTATTCACTAAGAACCGAAgaattaaaaaatctaatttgacaCCATTTCAGTGTCAGCtttgacatttaaaacaacaTCTAACATAAGTGACATTACACCTGGTTCCATATTCATAGTACTGTTCAAAGTTTGAGGCctctataattttaaaatatttttcaaggAAATCTCTAATGCTCAGTAGggctgcattttttattttattttattttctaccaaaaacagaaatgtgaaatattattgcaatttgaaATACATTTCTATTTGGATATATCTATTggtaaagctgcattttcaggagtcattactccagtcttcaatgtcacatgatctttcagaaatcgttatattatgctgatttggtgctcaaaaacacAAATCTATACAGAAAAGCATTATGGAACAATATGAAGATGAATGACAAAATCAAGATGGCTAACTGTTCTCTAATCTCTTTCCGTCTGCAGCGGTTCCGTTCTGGGTGGAGAAGCCTGAGAGTCTGGTTTTGTCTCGTGATGACAGTGGTAGTATAGTGTGTAGTGCTGATGGAATTCCTCGACCACAGATACAGTGGCTGGTTAATGGAGAGCCAATCAGCGGTGAGAAAATAAAACACAGCTTCATATACAACCGGGTGCACTGCTAAGCTTTTTAATGCTTATTTTTTCTGTGTTCACTTTAGATGCTCCTAAGAGTCCAGGCAGACAGGTTACAGGAGACACTTTGACGTTCAGGGCTGTGGTTCCAGACAGTGCTGCTGTGTTCCAGTGCAATGCTTCAAACCAGTATGGCTATATCATGGCAAACGCTTTCTTGGCTGTAATGGGTAAGAGCTAGAAGAAGCTGGATTGAAAATTCTAGAATTTACGTGCACCATCAGCTTTAATGATTAATTGCAACTTTACTATGTTGTTGGCAGATATGAAACCTCGCCTGTTAGGTCCCAGAGATGAACTCATTAAAACAACTGAAGGCAATCATACTCATTTAGACTGCCCATATTTTGGCTCTCCGAAACCTGCCCTGCGTTGGTAAATATATTGTCTTACACTAATTTAAAATTGCTACAAATACAAGAATAAAAccaggaaatatatatattgtgatgttgttaataaacaaaacatgcagtaattgcattaaacatttcaaaagtgTATATAGCAAAGTTTTCAATCAACCTGTGTATAGGTCAAAAGGAGGACTCGGTCCCTTAGAGGGAGGTCGTCATAGGATTCTTCCAAATGGTACACTGGAAATCAGAAATACAAAGCTACAAGATCAGGGAAGCTATGTGTGTGTTGCAAGCAATGTCATTGGACGAGATGAGAAGGAGGTCCAactagaggtcaaaggtcagaatCTAGAAAAGTTTCTTCTTTGAAATGTCTACTAAACATACCCATATTTCATAAGTACGAgtccattaaaacaaaaaagcctAGAAGAAAATACAAACTTTTTGCTTTATAGAATCGTGATTCTCCTTTTTACTTGTAAATGTGTCATAATAACCCAAGTTAACCTGATTGTTTGAagattaaacatatttttattttatagagcCCATTAAAATCGTCCGTGCCCCACACAATACTGTAGTCATAAGAGGAAGTCTGGCTCGCTTTGATTGTAAGATTAAATTTGACCAAAATCTGGATGTCACCGTCACTTGGCTTAAGGACAAGAAGTTCTTGATCTTAGGAAGGAGGTAAACACAACAAATTGCTACATCTGGCCAAAAGCACAAGTGCCATGAATTATTCTAGTGGTTTACTACAGTAAAAGAGACCGTATTTGACTGCTTTGTGTCATACAGGATGACCAGGGATGAGGATTCTCTGAGCATTGCTGATGTGTACAGACAAGATGAAGGCGTCTACACCTGCAGGGTTAAAAGTGAACTGGAGGAGGTCACTGCCTCAGCCAAACTCACTGTGATGGGTACCAACACATATACAGTTTCTATACATGTATGCGGTACAAACATGAGCATATTATTGATGTATATTTTTGATTTCAGATCGTCCAGACCCGCCCAGTGACCTAGAGATATCAGACCCATCAGAGAGGAGCGTTAGACTCACCTGGGTACCAGGACTGAGCAACCACAGTCCTATTAAAggcacacacatccacacaaacaTAGATGCAAACACAAATTTGATACAATCTAGCTTTACAATGACATAattctgaattaattttttttagagtACCTGGTTCAGTATACTGAAGATCTCCTTGCAGACTATTGGCTGCTGCCAAGTGGCTGGAAGAACCTGTCCAGCTACCCGGGGAGCCTAAACTCTGTCATTTTACAGCTGACACCATTTGTAGAGTACAGATTCCGGGTCATCGCTATCAACGGTATAGGTCCCAGTAAACCCAGCTGGCCGTCTGAATACTACCAGACAGGAGGAGCTGGTAGGTccctattctgttctattctcgTTCAAAACTACTGACAAGGTCCATTCATAGCAAGGACGACAACTGTAATAACAATAAAGATGTAGTTTTAAAAAtggttataaattaaaaaatagtagcaaagtccacaccacaactataatgatTACAGCACAGTGGAATAATATTGTCGGTATCACTTTCAGattgatgaataaaaacattaacagccaatcagaatccacatgATTTTAAAGAGCTTGAACATTTAAAGAGGCAGGCAACAAAACTGCAGCATATGCTTATAATAAACATGGACACTTGTATAGTTATCAATATACTTATCAtatttggtgtgaacaggccattattgtgaaatattattacattttagaatgGCAGTATTCtatgttttatataatgtaaaatgtaatttattcctgtgatgcaaagttgaattttaagcatcattactccagtcttcagtgtcattttaatctttacaaattattctaatatacaaatttgctgctcaagaaacatttattattattgtcaatgttgaaaacagttgtgctgcttaatatttttgtggaaaccatgataaatgttttcaacatacTTCGAAACattcgaaagaacagcatttctttgaaatagaaatcttttgttatattataaaggtttttttaatgtaactttttataaacttaatgcatccttgctgaataactattaattaaaaaaaactttgaatggttatattatattatattatattatattatattatattatattatattatattatattatattatattatattatattatattatattatattatattatattatattatattatattatattatattatattatattatattatatatatatatgagttattttttgtGTCTTTAGTGCCTGATGCCATCCCAAGGAACATCCAAGGAATGGGAAGCGGAGTGTTCAGAAATAACATGGAGATCAGCTGGGAGGTGATGTACTGTTGATTGATGGATGACAGTTATTGTAGTCAGAGATGCTGACTGGGATGTAATCGCATGCATATGATTTATATGAACTGTGATGTATTTGTTGTGTATGTAGCCACTGGAGTACAGAGAATGGAATGGGCCGAAACTGGGCTACATGGTTTGGTGGAGAAGAAGGGATTCAAGGGAAGAGTGGAAGAACTACACAACATACTGGTGGTGCAGCTACATCATCTATGACACTGACACCTTCACACCCTATGAGATTAAAGTTCAGGCCGTCAACTTCTTTGGCTATGGCCCAGAATcccctgttgtgattggctactCTGGGGAGGACCGTAAGTTCACATCTACTTCAGTAACCCTGAAGTTCTGTTCAACATACATTAGAAAAAGAGATGCGAGTCAGTGTTTCGCTCATATAGTGTTCTCTAACAGGTCCTGTTGCTGCTCCATCTGACCTGGGAGTGTCAGACATCGAGAGTTCAACGCTGACAGTCCACTGGGAACCAGTGGCACGAGCTGACATCATGGGTGAAATAAAGGAGTACAAAGTATGCCTTCTTAGATGCTCAGGTCAGTTGATTTGCATGCAGTAAATAATATGGGCTGCTGATGGAGCTGTGGTTGGTTTCTCAGGTTTATTACTGGAGAGAGAGCAGTCGCCTGCCCTGGCACACTGTGAGCAGGAGGATTAAGACCAAGAGTTTTAAAGCTAATGGACCTCGTCTGTCTGGGACCCTGACCGGTCTTGTACCATATAGTAACTACAAGATTTATATTGTAGTAGCCAATAATCGCTTTGAGGGGCCGCCCAGCAACACCATTGAGTTTCAGACACCTGAAGGAGGTATTAAACTGTTCTCTTAACATTATAACACAAAGAACACATACTTGACTTCTTACGTGCATCTCCCTTCCATTCTAGTGCCCTCGATTCCCAGATCATTCAGAATCATGCACCGGCACTATGACACCATTTACCTGGACTGGGAAGAACCTGCAGAACCCAATGGCATTCTGACCGGATATATCCTCAAATATCAGTCATGTAAGTGCACTTACATCACTtctcattacttttttaaaagcattagtcacaaattctttttttttttttaagtagaaatttcaaaagaacagcatttatttaaaatggataTCTTTTGTagctttataaatgttttattgctaatcaatttaatgcattcttgcttttGAATGGTGGTATATGtgtaaattatataaactattctCACGACATCATCATTCTCTTGAACTAATATTTAGTTTACTGATGTAAAAAACATCTTTTCCCCAAATAGCATTACttaaaatgatgtcatcatttgtaggttttcagcattttatttattttgtaatcattaacatGAAAATGACTAAATGAGCTCACACATCAGGGTTCTTAATGGTATCTAGCCTTACAAGACTGTGATTATCATTTCTCTGTAGTGAACGTCACTCTGGGTGACAGAATCCAGGTTGAATACATTCCTCCGAACATCACCTACTTCTCCCTGCGGCGATCTGACCGTTACACACGATACAAGTTCTCACTGGCAGCACAAACCGAGGCTGGAGTCGGGGAGGCATTCACAGAGGAATCACCCCATTTTACAACTGAGGGTATGGTGTCTTCATTTACATTCATATGGTCAATGATCTGTAACCAAAATTCCTGACACGTCTGCATGATTGGCTGTGTGCATGAACAGAATATACCCGGGATCAAGTGGACATTGTGACCCAGGGTTGGTTCATTGGCTTAATGTGTGCAGTCGCTCTCCTTGTTCTTATCATGCTCATAGTCTTTTTCATCAAGAGGAGCCGAGGAGGAAAGTACCCAGGTGCGATAGAAATTCCTTGAGAcaagttgcatgtaattatatataatatatgtggcaaaacattattttgtttgtttgtttttttataagtgCGGGACAAGAGGGACTTTGCACTGGAGCAACTGGATGATAGAGAGAATGGAACGTTTGATTACAGGTGACTTCGATTTAGAAAATTTTGAAAGTTTTCTTACGTTTATTTACTACAGACACACTTTATTTTCAGTGATGCACTTACATAAAAACAGCCTGTGAATCCTATCATTTACATCATAACATTATCACATTAGCACAGGTTGATCTGGAGTATGTACTGTACACCACAATAATTGTTCCTTTTCCATCACTCCATCCATCACACATTTCTCACTTTGTTTATTCcccctttatttttgttttatgtcttTTGCGACTGGACCACTGAAGGTCTCTTGAGAGGTATGATTCATGTCATTTTTAACATGTTGTTTAATTAAATGGCTCCATTTTTACTGTAGTACTTTAATACACTACAACTATTCCAGTCTAACGATTAAGTGATTTGTAAACCATTTTTACACTACTGGTTCAATGGTTTGtgaaaatgaatacttttaatcagcagatgtattaaattgttcaaaagaatATTTATGATAATAATTTGAAAAAGAGTTTCAAATAATTccaaataattgctgttcttttgaactttctgcccataaaataatgtatcacagtttccacaaaaatattattcagTAAACATTGATACTTGTGatcttaaatgtttcttaagcagcaaatcagcatttgagaatgatttctaaagggtcatgtgacactgaagactggagttatcatgctgaaaattcagctttgatcacaggaataaataattttttaaaatatattcaaatagaaaacaattctttgtaaataatattttacaatattaatgtaataaaaaacataaaaaactttcaaaagcattaaaaaatcttactgaccacaaacctttgaacggtagtgtatttttttattgactactgttttgtttcatgttttgtaTGTAATGTTTATGTTTGCTGCTTCACATCATATTAATTTTGACTTCTTGGCTTCTATATCAGGATAACACGAGTGTCCACAATGCCCTATACCAGGCGGTATGCATCTCTTTAAGATTTATGTGCTTTGTTTGCAATAATTAAGATCTTCTTCCCCGTAAAATTTGTCTCAAATGAATCATTTCCTCCTCAGTGAGGAAGAAAGTCGTCAGGGACGCAGTCAAGGTGCGATCGAGCACATTGGCAGAAGAACGAACAGTGACGACAGCCTCATGGAGTACGGTGAGGGTGAAGAGATCGAGTTTAACGAGGATGGCTCTTTCATCGGCGAGTACACGGGCGTCAGTAAGAGGAACATGGACAGGAGCCCGTACCAGGACAGCTCTGAGCCCACGTCTCCTGTGGCCATCTACTCTTTTGCTTAGAGCTCATGGTGGATGCCTACAGTGTCCAACTGAATTAACTTTACACGCACCTCAAAACACACAACACAAGATTATGATCGGTTTAATCTGTCGGACAGGCTGCAAATGAGTAGTGCATATAGAGGTGTGATTTAAAGCTGTTTCTGGTGATTTACAGTAAAAGTACCAATCAGTGTTTTTCAAATCCACAAATCATGTGCGAGGAGGCCAAGCGAAGATGCCTTGATGTGTTTATCATGTTGATAAAAAGACTGAAAGAAAACGGCTGATGGAAGCTTGATTCATTGAACAAACTCATGTTATAAAATAACATTCTGGATCATTTCACACAGATTTAATTACACAGATGTATGAAGAGATGTTGAGCATCAAGAACACCCATAGGGCTTTATTGTTTAACCAGTTTTTGATCTCAATGAAATTTGCTACTAATtcgtgtatattttatttttcaatagcacacttgtgtttttgtgaattCGCTGCTCGGTAGGTCACATTAATGGACTACAAACCATTTATTCTTACACAAAATACAATCTAACCCTTCGCTGCTTATTATAGTGTGAAATGCATCatgttttttgtatatatttttgagtCTGTTAAGAGTACTATCATAAGTGTAGTGCTTCAGTTATTAAAATGCATCAAGAGAATTAATGTCTTTGTCATAACTGAAGTAAAGGTCATAACAGTTCACGGTGACCATGGTCTATCATGCTCCAAAGAGAGCAAAACACAATATAAAGCaccataaaaatgttttgtgtgagTAATTCACTGTTATCTTCCAACTCTTTTAAAGTCATATTAAAgatttgtgtgaagaacagatcAGAATATATAATCTTGCCTTCCTCCGAAGCTCACATCTGTCCCACATACGGGGTTTGAACTACATGAGAGTAAGTAAACAATAAGACTGTTTTCATATGTGTGAACTCCTGATACTTTAAGTGGCCTTTATGAGTCTGATATGGCAATATTCTCCATTATAGGGCAGAATTAACTGACCATACCCTCAACAACACGAACACACTTACACACCTGAGCTATATTCAGACAACAGTCTCTGTAAGCTGCATATTATGTTTCGTTTTATGAccttgaaacagaaaaaaacatgtctaaCAATAGCAGAGCTGATAATGATTTATCAGTACATTTACAGTAAGTTCAGTGATTTAGTTCATGTCTCAGTCACGTTTCCTGTGCTAAACGAACATTGCGTGATTGGCTTGCAATATTTAGTGCTACTTAACATTTATAATACAGCATTCTGTGCAATCATAGAAGGAAGTTCACAACAGGGAAGTGAAATATCACGTCACACTGTTAAATGACTGTTTTCTTAATCGTTTTATAACAGATTATGGTATAACAGATATTCTTAGACTTGTTCCTTTTTCCTCTATGTGAACATCAGCTTCATTTGACCCTGGGAGACCAACAAGTCTAATTGTGTTAAAGACACACACAGGATAGATGAAGGGTAATATCTGGGTTAACCACATAATAGATTCCAATTTAAGGTTGCCATTTAAATGTTTAGCATTGTTTTTTGGAGTCATTTGTAGGTTTCAACTCCAGTGCAAATGAAAGTGGCAGCTGTAATCATCCAGCCTGTCAGTTTATTTGGGCCATAAAGATAAACATAACCATGCAGAACAAGTGTTAAAGACTAACCTGAAATTATCTGTGTCAATTACTTTGTTCATTGTGGTTCTCCTATCAAAGGTCTGTAAACCACTGGTTGTGACCCTGCTCAACAATacaacaattcaattcaattcaattcaagtttatttgtatagcgctttttacaatacaaatcgttacaaagcaactttacagaaaattatgtttctacaatatttagtaaaagcttgtaagtggtgactgtcagtttgtgcacgtatgacaggatttgtagaaaaatttatagtcagccagatgatgaacattattaatattattaataattaataattattatatgatgcagtcacacttgtagcaatatttgttagttttgttgttgattcagggttagcatcatctggggtcctctgagggtcagcatcatctcttctcaggtgttctggatcaagactggagcttgtgtaaatcctagttgtgTAATCCTAggcaaacatagaaacaaatagagacatcattagcatagctgctgttccaacaaagtaaaattaattagtttaacccaagctaaagaataagaattagAACTATACTcaaaatttaagatacattattcaaatgcttggcgaaagacatgcgtttttaatctagatttaaacagagagagtgtgtctgaaccccgaacattatcaggaaggctattccagagtttgggagccaagtgtgaaaaagctctacctcctttagtggactttgctattctaggaactaccaaaagtccagcgttatgtgaccttagggtgcgtgatgggttgtagcgtggtagaaggctagttaggtacgcaggagctaaaccatttagggccttataggtaagtaatgataatttgtaactgatacagaacttaataggtagccagtgcagagactgtaaaattggggtaatatgatcatattttcttgacctggtaaggactctagccgatgcattttggactacctatagcttgtttattgaagaagcaggacaaccacctagaagtgcattacaatagtccagtctagaggtcatgaatgcatgaactagcttttctgcatcagaaacagacaacatgtttcgtagcttggcaatgtttctaagatggaagaatgcagtttttgtaacatgggaaatatgattttcaaaagacaaattgctgtctaatataacacccagatttttgactgtagaagaagtaacagtacatccgtctagttgcagattgtaatctacaagattctgtgtaatgttttttggtccattaattaatatctctgtcttatccgaatttaattggagaaaattattggtcatccaatcttttaaatttttaacacactctgttagcttagataatttagaggtttcatctggtgtcgttgagatatatagctgagtatcatcagcataacagtggaagctaattccgtattttctaataatattaccaaggggcaacatgtatattgaaaatagaaggggacctaggacggatccttgtggcactccatattttactgatgataaatgagatgactccccatttaagtatacaaaatggtagcgatcggacaggtaggatctaaaccatcttagagcctgcccttgaatacctatatagttttgtaatcgatctatgagtatgtcatgatctatggtgtcgaacgcagcactaagatcaagtaaaactagaaatgagatgcagccttgatctgacgcaagaagcaggtcatttgtaattttaacaagtgcagtttctgtgctatggtggggcctgaaacctgactgaaattcttcatacagatcattttttgtgcaggaaggtgctcaattgagcagacacaactttttctaaaattttagacataaatggaagatttgaaatatggACAGGGGTAGGTTACCTTGTTAATTTGGTAGTGCATGCCAACATCTTGTTTTAATAAAAgcttactgtaaaataacaagtTGTATGCCAACGGGATGTAGTCACAAGACAAGTCAGATTAAGCAGAGGATGTGTCTGGTTCTCGTGGTCTCGAGGTGacaaggtcttagcagaggatctGTCGAAATGTGAtcaaaatagcacacctaggttcctaactgatgacaggAATTAACAGAGCAACCTTCAAGCgctagacagtgttctaggttattacattcTGAGGTTTTTGGTCCGATAATTAAcactcaggttttttttttttttttttttcaggatttagcAGTAGAAAATTACTACAcacatccagttttttatatcagctATGTATTCTGTTATTCTGATTTATCACCATAGCAGTGAAATTTTTACTACTGACTATTCAAATCAGCTTTTAACATACAAATGGAATGATGACATACTTTTCAGATCCTTGAAGCATGAATAGCAG encodes the following:
- the LOC132118054 gene encoding neurofascin-like isoform X1: MRALKCWRIPAILIILQQTRILAMEIPPDVRQPPMIFKESPQDYIVDPVDPIIVECEATGNPPPVFTWTRNGVYLNVARDPQVSMKWRSGTLQIFFWGRPDDYEGVYQCTATNEFGSALSSYINLRVSKARTWLKEYLEPVSVVVGLPLILPCNPPVGPPKPDTYWLNSTMAPIRQDRRVSKAENGDLYFSSIVAEDALTNYVCVARFPFTNTIQQKPPLILQVLTARMAAHTAPKFLKPKGTASTTIAMLGEEIILECFAAGVPTPSIKWTKDWEEMSMTGKKLENFNKTLRIKNVSMDDGGDYICTASNRMGSLDHVITVRVKSVPFWVEKPESLVLSRDDSGSIVCSADGIPRPQIQWLVNGEPISDAPKSPGRQVTGDTLTFRAVVPDSAAVFQCNASNQYGYIMANAFLAVMDMKPRLLGPRDELIKTTEGNHTHLDCPYFGSPKPALRWSKGGLGPLEGGRHRILPNGTLEIRNTKLQDQGSYVCVASNVIGRDEKEVQLEVKEPIKIVRAPHNTVVIRGSLARFDCKIKFDQNLDVTVTWLKDKKFLILGRRMTRDEDSLSIADVYRQDEGVYTCRVKSELEEVTASAKLTVMDRPDPPSDLEISDPSERSVRLTWVPGLSNHSPIKEYLVQYTEDLLADYWLLPSGWKNLSSYPGSLNSVILQLTPFVEYRFRVIAINGIGPSKPSWPSEYYQTGGAVPDAIPRNIQGMGSGVFRNNMEISWEPLEYREWNGPKLGYMVWWRRRDSREEWKNYTTYWWCSYIIYDTDTFTPYEIKVQAVNFFGYGPESPVVIGYSGEDRPVAAPSDLGVSDIESSTLTVHWEPVARADIMGEIKEYKVYYWRESSRLPWHTVSRRIKTKSFKANGPRLSGTLTGLVPYSNYKIYIVVANNRFEGPPSNTIEFQTPEGVPSIPRSFRIMHRHYDTIYLDWEEPAEPNGILTGYILKYQSLNVTLGDRIQVEYIPPNITYFSLRRSDRYTRYKFSLAAQTEAGVGEAFTEESPHFTTEEYTRDQVDIVTQGWFIGLMCAVALLVLIMLIVFFIKRSRGGKYPVRDKRDFALEQLDDRENGTFDYRSLERITRVSTMPYTRREEESRQGRSQGAIEHIGRRTNSDDSLMEYGEGEEIEFNEDGSFIGEYTGVSKRNMDRSPYQDSSEPTSPVAIYSFA
- the LOC132118054 gene encoding neurofascin-like isoform X2, whose translation is MAAHTAPKFLKPKGTASTTIAMLGEEIILECFAAGVPTPSIKWTKDWEEMSMTGKKLENFNKTLRIKNVSMDDGGDYICTASNRMGSLDHVITVRVKSVPFWVEKPESLVLSRDDSGSIVCSADGIPRPQIQWLVNGEPISDAPKSPGRQVTGDTLTFRAVVPDSAAVFQCNASNQYGYIMANAFLAVMDMKPRLLGPRDELIKTTEGNHTHLDCPYFGSPKPALRWSKGGLGPLEGGRHRILPNGTLEIRNTKLQDQGSYVCVASNVIGRDEKEVQLEVKEPIKIVRAPHNTVVIRGSLARFDCKIKFDQNLDVTVTWLKDKKFLILGRRMTRDEDSLSIADVYRQDEGVYTCRVKSELEEVTASAKLTVMDRPDPPSDLEISDPSERSVRLTWVPGLSNHSPIKEYLVQYTEDLLADYWLLPSGWKNLSSYPGSLNSVILQLTPFVEYRFRVIAINGIGPSKPSWPSEYYQTGGAVPDAIPRNIQGMGSGVFRNNMEISWEPLEYREWNGPKLGYMVWWRRRDSREEWKNYTTYWWCSYIIYDTDTFTPYEIKVQAVNFFGYGPESPVVIGYSGEDRPVAAPSDLGVSDIESSTLTVHWEPVARADIMGEIKEYKVYYWRESSRLPWHTVSRRIKTKSFKANGPRLSGTLTGLVPYSNYKIYIVVANNRFEGPPSNTIEFQTPEGVPSIPRSFRIMHRHYDTIYLDWEEPAEPNGILTGYILKYQSLNVTLGDRIQVEYIPPNITYFSLRRSDRYTRYKFSLAAQTEAGVGEAFTEESPHFTTEEYTRDQVDIVTQGWFIGLMCAVALLVLIMLIVFFIKRSRGGKYPVRDKRDFALEQLDDRENGTFDYRSLERITRVSTMPYTRREEESRQGRSQGAIEHIGRRTNSDDSLMEYGEGEEIEFNEDGSFIGEYTGVSKRNMDRSPYQDSSEPTSPVAIYSFA